The Streptomyces sp. P9-A4 genome contains a region encoding:
- a CDS encoding TIGR03084 family metal-binding protein, translating into MSDPVVVLDDLRDESEELDRLVGELSEEEWAAPTPAPGWTVAHQIAHLAWTDRAALLAATDAEAFAAETEKALAAPDRFVDDGAEEGAKLPPAVLLARWREGRERLQEALRAVPPGVRFPWYGPPMSAPAMATARLMETWAHAQDVADALGAVRPPTARLRHVAWIGHRARDYAFLVRGLPVPAEPVRVEITAPDGELWTYGPEDAAQKVTGPALDFCLLVTQRAHRDDTALVAHGADAERWLAIAQAFAGPAGAGRAPHGAPE; encoded by the coding sequence GTGTCCGACCCCGTCGTCGTCCTCGACGACCTGCGCGACGAGAGTGAAGAACTCGACCGTCTCGTCGGCGAGTTGAGCGAGGAGGAGTGGGCCGCGCCCACCCCCGCGCCCGGCTGGACCGTCGCCCACCAGATCGCCCACCTCGCCTGGACCGACCGCGCCGCGCTCCTCGCCGCCACCGATGCCGAGGCCTTCGCCGCCGAGACGGAGAAGGCGCTCGCCGCCCCCGACCGCTTCGTCGACGACGGCGCGGAGGAGGGCGCGAAGCTGCCGCCCGCCGTTCTCCTCGCCCGCTGGCGCGAGGGCCGCGAACGGCTCCAGGAGGCCCTGCGCGCGGTGCCGCCGGGTGTGCGTTTCCCCTGGTACGGGCCGCCGATGAGCGCCCCCGCGATGGCCACGGCTCGGCTCATGGAGACCTGGGCGCACGCCCAGGACGTCGCCGACGCCCTCGGGGCCGTCCGCCCGCCCACCGCCCGGCTCCGGCACGTCGCCTGGATCGGCCACCGCGCCCGCGACTACGCCTTCCTCGTACGGGGCCTCCCGGTGCCCGCAGAGCCGGTCCGGGTCGAGATCACCGCGCCCGACGGGGAGTTGTGGACCTACGGCCCCGAGGACGCCGCCCAGAAGGTCACCGGTCCCGCCCTCGACTTCTGCCTCCTCGTCACCCAGCGCGCGCACCGCGACGACACCGCCCTGGTCGCCCACGGCGCCGACGCCGAACGCTGGCTGGCCATCGCCCAGGCCTTCGCGGGCCCTGCGGGCGCCGGCCGTGCACCCCACGGAGCCCCGGAATGA
- a CDS encoding AMP-binding protein codes for MVFHSEYEAVSTLSLPIHDAVLGRAAEYGDAPALVDGAGGLTLSYGQVDAFHRRVAAGLVGAGVRKGDVLALHSPNTVLFPIAFYAATRAGASVTTVHPLATPEEFAKQLRDSSARWIVTVSPLLAAARAAAGLAGGIEEIFVCDQAPEGEGVRSLQGFLGRAEDLPEIAVDPDRDVAALPYSSGTTGVPKGVMLTHTSIATNLAQLEPVIPMGPGDRILAILPFFHIYGLTALMNAPLRRGATVVVLPRFELDTFLGAIQEHRINGLYVAPPIVLALAKHPAVADYDLSSLEYVVSAAAPLDAALAQACAARLGLPPVLQAYGMTELSPGTHVVPLGAANPPPGTVGKLLPSTEMRILSLDDPAKDAEPGEEGEVAIRGPQVMKGYLGRPDATAAMIDADGWVHTGDIGRVDADGWLFVVDRVKELIKYKGFQVAPAELEALLLTHEGIADAAVIGVTDAEGTETPRAFVVRQPAASGLTAEDVMAYVAARVSPYKKVRSVEFIDTVPRAASGKILRRELRDRA; via the coding sequence ATGGTGTTCCACAGTGAGTACGAGGCCGTTTCCACCCTCTCCCTGCCCATTCACGACGCCGTGCTCGGCCGCGCCGCCGAGTACGGGGACGCCCCGGCCCTCGTCGACGGGGCCGGAGGGCTGACCCTCTCCTACGGGCAGGTCGACGCCTTTCACCGGCGGGTCGCCGCCGGGCTCGTGGGGGCCGGGGTGCGCAAGGGGGACGTGCTCGCGCTGCACAGCCCCAACACCGTGCTGTTCCCCATCGCGTTCTACGCCGCCACCCGCGCCGGCGCGTCCGTCACCACCGTGCATCCGCTCGCCACGCCCGAGGAGTTCGCCAAGCAGCTGCGCGACTCCTCCGCGCGGTGGATCGTCACCGTCTCACCGCTGCTCGCCGCCGCCCGTGCGGCGGCCGGACTCGCGGGCGGAATCGAGGAGATCTTCGTCTGCGACCAGGCGCCGGAGGGGGAGGGCGTCCGCTCGCTGCAGGGCTTCCTCGGCCGCGCCGAAGACCTCCCCGAGATCGCCGTCGACCCCGACCGGGACGTCGCCGCCCTCCCGTACTCCTCCGGCACCACCGGCGTCCCCAAGGGCGTCATGCTCACCCACACCTCCATCGCCACCAACCTGGCCCAGCTGGAGCCGGTCATCCCGATGGGCCCGGGTGACCGCATTCTTGCGATATTGCCCTTCTTCCACATCTACGGGCTCACCGCCCTGATGAACGCGCCCCTCCGCCGGGGCGCCACCGTCGTCGTCCTGCCCCGCTTCGAACTCGACACCTTCCTCGGCGCCATCCAGGAGCACCGGATCAACGGCCTGTACGTCGCCCCGCCGATCGTGCTCGCGCTCGCCAAGCACCCGGCCGTCGCCGACTACGACCTCTCGTCCCTGGAGTACGTCGTCAGCGCCGCCGCCCCGCTCGACGCGGCCCTCGCCCAGGCGTGCGCGGCCCGGCTCGGGCTGCCGCCGGTCCTCCAGGCGTACGGCATGACGGAGCTGTCCCCGGGCACCCACGTCGTCCCGCTCGGCGCCGCGAACCCCCCGCCCGGCACCGTCGGCAAGCTGCTGCCCTCCACCGAGATGCGCATCCTGTCCCTCGACGACCCGGCGAAGGACGCGGAGCCCGGCGAGGAGGGCGAGGTCGCCATCCGGGGGCCGCAGGTCATGAAGGGATACCTCGGCCGGCCCGACGCCACCGCCGCGATGATCGACGCCGACGGGTGGGTGCACACCGGCGACATCGGCCGCGTCGACGCGGACGGCTGGCTGTTCGTCGTCGACCGCGTCAAGGAACTCATCAAGTACAAGGGCTTCCAGGTCGCCCCCGCCGAACTCGAAGCGCTCCTCCTCACCCACGAGGGGATCGCCGACGCCGCCGTCATCGGCGTCACCGACGCGGAAGGGACCGAGACGCCCAGGGCCTTCGTCGTACGCCAGCCCGCCGCGTCCGGCCTCACCGCCGAGGACGTCATGGCGTACGTCGCCGCCCGGGTGTCCCCGTACAAGAAGGTCCGCAGCGTCGAGTTCATCGACACCGTGCCCCGGGCGGCCTCCGGGAAGATCCTCCGCAGGGAATTGAGGGACCGCGCATGA
- a CDS encoding acetyl/propionyl/methylcrotonyl-CoA carboxylase subunit alpha — MISTLLVANRGEIACRVFRTCRELGISTVAVYSDADADALHVREADAAVRLPGAAPSETYLRGDLVVAAALAAGADAVHPGYGFLSENAGFARAVTAAGLTWIGPPPEAIEAMASKTRAKELLGIAPLRPEDVTGADLPVLVKAAAGGGGRGMRIVRELAALEGELRDASAEAASAFGDGEVFVEPYVENGRHVEVQLLCDTHGTVWALGTRDCSLQRRHQKVIEEAPAPGLPAPLLDELYERSAVAAKAVGYVGAGTVEFLVADGRAHFLEMNTRLQVEHPVTEEVYGVDLVALQLAVAEGRALPPEVPSPRGHAVEARLYAEDPARAWAPQTGVLHRFDVPEGVRVDTGYASGDAIGVHYDPMLAKVIVHAPTREAALRKLAHTLERARIHGPVTNRDLLVASLRHPEYAHEEALDTGFYDRNLTALTERVPGEEHAAVAAALAEAAADPGRFGGGWRNLRSQDETRTYGDHEVRYRPVRGGGWEVTAPEGVRVVSATPEAVSLEVAGVVRNFTVAAYEGTVHAGSHRLTARPRFTDPREQSAPGSLLAPMPGTVVRVADGLAVGDRVTAGQPLLWLEAMKMEHRVIAPASGTLTALHAAPGRQVEVGALLAVVQTEATEEDPV, encoded by the coding sequence GTGATTTCCACCCTTCTGGTCGCCAACCGGGGCGAGATCGCCTGCCGGGTGTTCCGTACCTGCCGTGAGCTGGGCATCTCGACCGTCGCCGTGTACTCCGACGCGGACGCCGACGCCCTGCACGTACGGGAGGCCGACGCGGCGGTACGGCTGCCGGGGGCCGCGCCCTCGGAGACGTATCTGCGCGGGGACCTGGTGGTGGCGGCGGCCCTCGCGGCCGGCGCCGACGCCGTCCACCCCGGCTACGGCTTCCTCTCCGAGAACGCCGGCTTCGCGCGGGCCGTGACCGCCGCCGGACTGACCTGGATCGGCCCGCCGCCCGAGGCGATCGAGGCGATGGCGTCGAAGACCCGGGCGAAGGAACTCCTGGGGATCGCGCCTCTTCGTCCGGAGGACGTGACCGGGGCCGACCTGCCCGTCCTGGTGAAGGCGGCGGCGGGCGGCGGCGGCCGGGGCATGCGGATCGTGCGTGAACTGGCCGCGCTGGAAGGGGAGTTGCGGGATGCGTCCGCCGAGGCGGCGAGCGCGTTCGGCGACGGCGAGGTGTTCGTCGAGCCGTACGTGGAGAACGGCCGCCATGTCGAGGTGCAGCTGCTCTGCGACACCCACGGCACGGTGTGGGCGCTCGGCACCCGTGACTGCTCGCTCCAGCGCCGCCACCAGAAGGTGATCGAGGAGGCCCCGGCGCCCGGCCTGCCCGCGCCCCTTCTCGACGAGCTGTACGAGCGGTCGGCGGTCGCCGCGAAGGCCGTCGGCTATGTCGGCGCGGGCACGGTCGAGTTCCTCGTCGCGGACGGCCGGGCGCACTTCCTGGAGATGAACACCCGGCTCCAGGTCGAGCACCCGGTGACGGAGGAGGTGTACGGGGTCGACCTCGTCGCCCTCCAGCTGGCCGTCGCCGAGGGCCGGGCCCTGCCCCCGGAGGTGCCGTCCCCGCGCGGCCACGCGGTCGAGGCGCGGCTGTACGCGGAGGACCCGGCGCGGGCGTGGGCGCCGCAGACGGGCGTCCTGCACCGCTTCGACGTCCCGGAGGGCGTGCGCGTCGACACCGGGTACGCCTCCGGGGACGCGATCGGCGTGCACTACGACCCGATGCTCGCGAAGGTGATCGTCCACGCCCCGACCCGGGAGGCGGCCCTCCGCAAGCTCGCCCACACCCTGGAGCGGGCCCGGATCCACGGCCCCGTCACCAACCGGGACCTGCTCGTCGCCTCGCTCCGGCACCCCGAGTACGCCCACGAGGAAGCCCTCGACACCGGCTTCTACGACCGGAACCTGACCGCGCTGACCGAGCGGGTCCCGGGGGAGGAGCACGCGGCCGTCGCCGCCGCCCTCGCCGAGGCCGCCGCCGACCCGGGCCGTTTCGGCGGCGGTTGGCGCAACCTGCGCTCGCAGGACGAGACGAGGACGTACGGGGACCACGAGGTCCGCTACCGGCCGGTCCGCGGCGGCGGCTGGGAGGTCACGGCCCCGGAGGGCGTACGGGTCGTGTCGGCGACGCCCGAGGCCGTGAGCCTCGAAGTGGCCGGAGTCGTAAGGAACTTCACGGTCGCCGCCTACGAGGGCACGGTCCACGCGGGCAGCCACCGCCTCACCGCCCGCCCCCGCTTCACCGACCCCCGCGAGCAGTCCGCACCCGGCTCCCTGCTCGCCCCCATGCCCGGCACCGTCGTCCGGGTCGCGGACGGCCTCGCCGTCGGCGACCGGGTCACCGCGGGGCAGCCGCTCCTCTGGCTGGAGGCCATGAAGATGGAGCACCGCGTCATCGCTCCCGCCTCCGGCACGCTCACCGCGCTCCACGCCGCCCCCGGCCGCCAGGTCGAGGTCGGCGCCCTGCTCGCCGTCGTACAGACCGAAGCAACGGAGGAAGACCCCGTATGA
- a CDS encoding TetR/AcrR family transcriptional regulator, producing MAALTAQNQPKPDRNPKPDRNPKQDRSRATRQRLLEAAVACLAEHGWAGSTVAVVAERAGVSRGAAQHHFPTREDLFTAAVEYVAEERSQALREVRTDDREQAVAALVGLYTGPLFRAALHLWVAASDEEQLRERVTELEARVGRESHRIAVEVLGADESRPGVRETVQGLLDMARGLGLATLLTDDRARRDRVVSQWARLVNEALSD from the coding sequence ATGGCGGCTCTGACCGCGCAGAACCAGCCGAAGCCGGACCGCAACCCGAAGCCGGACCGCAACCCCAAGCAGGACCGCAGCCGGGCCACCCGGCAGCGCCTGCTGGAGGCCGCCGTGGCCTGTCTGGCCGAGCACGGCTGGGCCGGGTCCACCGTCGCCGTCGTCGCCGAGCGGGCCGGAGTGTCCCGGGGGGCCGCCCAGCACCACTTCCCGACCCGCGAGGACCTGTTCACCGCCGCCGTCGAGTACGTCGCCGAGGAACGCTCGCAGGCCCTGCGGGAGGTCCGTACGGACGACCGCGAACAGGCCGTCGCCGCCCTCGTCGGCCTCTACACCGGGCCCCTCTTCCGGGCCGCGCTCCACCTCTGGGTCGCCGCCTCCGACGAGGAGCAGCTCCGTGAGCGGGTCACGGAGCTGGAGGCCCGCGTCGGACGCGAGTCGCACCGGATCGCCGTGGAGGTGCTCGGCGCGGACGAGTCCCGCCCGGGAGTCCGGGAGACCGTGCAGGGTCTCCTGGACATGGCCCGGGGCCTGGGCCTCGCGACCCTCCTGACGGACGACCGCGCCCGCCGGGACCGTGTGGTGTCCCAGTGGGCGCGGCTGGTCAACGAGGCGCTGAGCGACTAG
- a CDS encoding acyl-CoA dehydrogenase family protein, producing MSTDIEPQEHTGLRAAVTALGRRHGPGFDRAALWAEAGKLGYLGVNLPEEYGGGGGGIAELSIVLEETGAAGAPLLMMVVSPAICGTVIARFGTEEQKRAWLPGLADGSKTMAFGITEPDAGSNSHRITTTATRTENGWVLNGRKVFVSGVDIADATLVVGRTSDARTGNLKPCLFIVPRDAPGFGRRHIEMELDASEKQFELTIDDVHLPADALVGDEDAGLLQLFAGLNPERIMTAAFAIGMGRHALDRAVAYAKERQVWKAPIGAHQAIAHPLAQAHIELELARLMMQKAARLYDAGDDMGAGEAANMAKYAAAEACVKAVDTAVHTLGGNGLTKEFGLARLITAARVARIAPVSREMILNFVSSHSLGLPKSY from the coding sequence ATGAGCACCGACATCGAGCCGCAGGAACACACCGGACTCCGCGCCGCCGTCACCGCCCTCGGGCGGCGCCACGGCCCCGGCTTCGACCGGGCCGCCCTGTGGGCGGAGGCCGGGAAGCTCGGCTACCTCGGCGTGAACCTCCCCGAGGAGTACGGCGGCGGGGGCGGCGGCATCGCCGAGCTGTCCATCGTCCTGGAGGAGACGGGCGCCGCCGGGGCCCCGCTCCTGATGATGGTGGTGTCGCCCGCCATCTGCGGCACGGTCATCGCCCGCTTCGGCACCGAGGAGCAGAAGCGGGCCTGGCTCCCCGGCCTCGCGGACGGCTCGAAGACGATGGCCTTCGGCATCACCGAGCCCGACGCGGGCTCCAACTCGCACCGCATCACCACCACCGCCACCCGCACCGAGAACGGCTGGGTCCTCAACGGGCGGAAGGTGTTCGTGTCGGGGGTCGACATCGCGGACGCGACCCTCGTCGTCGGCCGCACCTCCGACGCCCGCACCGGCAACCTCAAGCCCTGCCTCTTCATCGTCCCGCGCGACGCACCCGGCTTCGGGCGGCGTCACATCGAGATGGAACTCGACGCGAGCGAGAAGCAGTTCGAGCTGACCATCGACGACGTCCACCTGCCGGCGGACGCGCTCGTCGGCGACGAGGACGCGGGCCTCCTCCAGCTCTTCGCCGGCCTCAACCCGGAGCGGATCATGACGGCCGCGTTCGCGATCGGGATGGGCCGGCACGCCCTGGACCGGGCGGTGGCGTACGCGAAGGAGCGCCAGGTCTGGAAGGCGCCCATCGGCGCCCACCAGGCCATCGCCCACCCCCTCGCGCAGGCCCACATCGAGCTCGAACTCGCCCGTCTGATGATGCAGAAGGCGGCGCGGCTGTACGACGCGGGCGACGACATGGGCGCGGGCGAGGCCGCCAACATGGCGAAGTACGCGGCGGCCGAGGCCTGCGTGAAGGCCGTCGACACGGCCGTCCACACCCTCGGCGGCAACGGCCTCACCAAGGAGTTCGGCCTCGCGCGCCTGATCACGGCGGCCCGGGTGGCCCGGATCGCCCCCGTCAGCCGCGAAATGATCCTGAACTTCGTGTCGAGCCACTCCCTGGGGCTGCCCAAGTCGTACTGA
- a CDS encoding enoyl-CoA hydratase family protein: MTLVAVTEERGVTTLALDSPANRNALSAALVTELAGALTACGKDPAVRAVVLTHTGSTFSAGADLKGPASPYAFVDLLRQLVELPKPVVGHVTGHVRAGGLGLLGACDLVMAGEKADFALTEVRIGVAPAVISLTLLPRLEPRAAARYYLTGERFGVPEAIGMGLVTAGEEALPSVLDSFRAASPQGLREAKRLVTARVLETFERDAEDLVRRSATLFASAEAREGMTAFLERRDPAWRL, translated from the coding sequence ATGACCCTGGTCGCCGTCACCGAGGAGCGGGGCGTCACCACGCTCGCGCTGGACTCCCCGGCCAACCGCAACGCCCTGTCGGCCGCGCTCGTCACCGAACTCGCCGGTGCGCTCACCGCCTGCGGCAAGGACCCGGCGGTCCGGGCCGTCGTCCTCACCCACACCGGCTCGACGTTCAGCGCGGGCGCCGACCTGAAGGGCCCCGCGAGCCCGTACGCCTTCGTGGACCTGCTCCGGCAGCTCGTCGAGCTGCCGAAACCGGTCGTCGGTCATGTCACCGGGCACGTACGGGCCGGGGGTCTCGGGCTGCTCGGCGCCTGCGACCTCGTGATGGCGGGGGAGAAGGCGGACTTCGCCCTCACCGAGGTACGGATCGGGGTCGCGCCCGCCGTCATCTCCCTCACCCTCCTCCCCAGGCTCGAACCGCGCGCGGCGGCCCGCTACTACCTGACGGGCGAGCGGTTCGGCGTCCCCGAGGCGATCGGCATGGGCCTCGTGACGGCCGGCGAGGAGGCCCTTCCGTCCGTCCTCGACTCCTTCCGCGCCGCCTCCCCGCAGGGCCTGCGGGAGGCGAAGAGGCTGGTCACCGCTAGAGTCCTGGAGACCTTCGAACGTGACGCGGAGGACCTGGTGCGGAGGTCGGCCACGCTCTTCGCCTCGGCGGAGGCGCGCGAGGGGATGACGGCCTTCCTCGAACGACGGGACCCCGCATGGCGGCTCTGA
- a CDS encoding acyclic terpene utilization AtuA family protein, giving the protein MIRIGNASGFYGDRFDAVREMLTGGGLDVLTGDYLAELTMLILGRDQLKDPSAGYAKTFLRQMEEGLGLAHERRVRIVANAGGLNPAGLADALRTLVAKLGLPTRIAHVEGDLLPATGGALAANAYLGGAGIAACLAAGADVVVTGRVTDAALVTGPAQWHFGWGPEEYDRLAGAVVAGHVLECGTQATGGNYAFFREHDPGLLRRPGFPVAELHEDGSAVITKHPGTGGLVDIGTVTAQLLYETAGARYPGPDVTTRLDTVRLTQEGPDRVRVEGVRGEAPPPTLKVGLTRLGGFRNEVVFVLTGLGIEAKADLVQAQIHDALAKNPPAETRWELVRTDRPDAPTEETASALLRLVVRDPDPEKVGRTLTGAAIELALASYPGFHVTAPPGRGAPYGVFETAYVPAAEVPHTAVLPDGTRREIPVPPRTRELAPVPEPALPEPLRTASTRREPLGLVAGARSGDKGGDANIGVWVRTEEEWRWLAHALTVEKVRELLPETAGMAVTRHLLPHLRAVNFTVAGILGEGVASQARFDPQAKALGEWLRSRRLDIPEELLPDSPAGLPPEVPDALPYEASAAFPPGTPADFPPDVPEEHL; this is encoded by the coding sequence ATGATCCGTATCGGCAACGCCTCCGGCTTCTACGGCGACCGCTTCGACGCCGTCCGCGAGATGCTCACCGGCGGCGGACTCGACGTCCTCACCGGCGACTACCTCGCCGAGCTGACCATGCTCATCCTCGGCCGCGACCAGCTGAAGGACCCCTCCGCCGGGTACGCGAAGACCTTCCTGCGCCAGATGGAGGAGGGCCTCGGCCTCGCCCACGAGCGCCGGGTCCGGATCGTCGCCAACGCGGGCGGCCTCAACCCCGCCGGGCTCGCCGACGCCCTGCGCACGCTCGTCGCGAAGCTCGGCCTGCCGACCCGGATCGCCCATGTGGAGGGCGACCTGCTGCCCGCCACCGGGGGCGCGCTGGCCGCCAACGCCTACCTCGGCGGGGCGGGCATCGCCGCCTGCCTCGCCGCCGGCGCCGATGTCGTCGTCACCGGCCGGGTCACCGACGCCGCCCTTGTCACCGGGCCCGCGCAGTGGCACTTCGGCTGGGGCCCGGAGGAGTACGACCGGCTGGCCGGCGCGGTCGTCGCCGGACACGTCCTGGAGTGCGGCACCCAGGCCACCGGCGGCAACTACGCCTTCTTCCGCGAGCACGACCCGGGCCTGCTGCGCCGCCCCGGCTTCCCGGTCGCCGAACTCCACGAGGACGGCAGCGCGGTCATCACCAAGCACCCCGGCACCGGCGGCCTCGTCGACATCGGCACGGTCACGGCCCAGCTCCTCTACGAGACGGCCGGCGCCCGCTACCCCGGACCCGACGTGACCACCCGCCTCGACACCGTCCGGCTCACCCAGGAGGGCCCCGACCGGGTCCGCGTCGAGGGGGTACGGGGCGAGGCGCCGCCCCCGACGCTCAAGGTCGGGCTCACCCGGCTCGGTGGCTTCCGCAACGAGGTCGTGTTCGTCCTCACCGGCCTCGGTATCGAGGCCAAGGCGGACCTCGTCCAGGCGCAGATCCACGACGCCCTGGCGAAGAACCCGCCCGCCGAGACCCGCTGGGAACTCGTCCGCACCGACCGGCCCGACGCCCCCACCGAGGAGACCGCGAGCGCCCTGCTGCGGCTCGTCGTCAGGGACCCCGACCCCGAGAAGGTCGGCCGCACCCTGACAGGGGCGGCGATCGAACTGGCCCTCGCGAGCTACCCCGGCTTCCATGTCACCGCCCCGCCCGGCAGGGGCGCCCCCTACGGGGTCTTCGAGACCGCGTACGTCCCCGCCGCCGAGGTCCCGCACACGGCCGTGCTCCCCGACGGGACCCGGCGGGAGATCCCCGTACCGCCCCGGACCCGGGAACTGGCGCCGGTCCCGGAACCGGCCCTTCCCGAACCGCTCCGGACGGCGTCCACCCGGCGCGAACCGCTCGGCCTGGTCGCCGGAGCCCGCAGCGGCGACAAGGGCGGCGACGCCAACATCGGCGTCTGGGTCCGCACGGAGGAGGAGTGGCGCTGGCTCGCCCACGCCCTCACCGTGGAGAAGGTCCGTGAACTCCTCCCGGAGACCGCCGGGATGGCCGTCACCCGGCACCTCCTCCCCCATCTCCGCGCGGTGAACTTCACCGTCGCCGGGATCCTCGGCGAGGGTGTCGCCTCGCAGGCCCGCTTCGACCCCCAGGCCAAGGCGCTCGGCGAGTGGCTCCGCTCCCGCCGCCTCGACATCCCGGAGGAACTGCTGCCCGACAGCCCGGCCGGCCTGCCGCCCGAGGTCCCGGACGCCCTCCCGTACGAGGCCTCGGCCGCCTTCCCGCCCGGCACCCCGGCCGACTTCCCGCCCGACGTCCCGGAGGAACACCTGTGA
- a CDS encoding acyl-CoA carboxylase subunit beta, with amino-acid sequence MTVLASALDTGGPDYAAARAAMLDKLTALDAEHTKALAGGGEKYTARHRARGKMLARERVELLVDADSPFLELSPLAAWGSDYAVGASLITGIGVVEGVECLITANDPTVRGGASNPWTLKKALRANEIAFANRLPVISLVESGGADLPSQKEIFIPGGALFRDLTRLSAAGIPTVAVVFGNSTAGGAYVPGMSDHTVMIKERSKVFLGGPPLVKMATGEESDDESLGGAEMHARTSGLADHYAVDEADALRQARRIVARLNHRKAHPDPALAEAPKYDEDELLGIVPGDLKTPFDPREVIARIVDGSDFDEFKPLYGTSLTTGWARLHGYPVGVIANAQGVLFSAESQKAAQFIQLANQRDIPLVFLHNTTGYMVGKEYEQGGIIKHGAMMINAVSNSKVPHLSVLMGASYGAGHYGMCGRAYDPRFLFAWPSAKSAVMGPQQLAGVLSIVARASAAAKGQPYDEEADAGLRALVEAQIESESLPMFLSGRLYDDGVIDPRDTRTVLGLCLSAIHTAPVEGARGGFGVFRM; translated from the coding sequence GTGACCGTCCTCGCCTCCGCCCTCGACACCGGCGGACCCGACTACGCCGCCGCCCGCGCCGCCATGCTCGACAAGCTGACCGCCCTCGACGCCGAGCACACCAAGGCGCTCGCCGGCGGCGGCGAGAAGTACACGGCCCGGCACCGGGCGCGCGGCAAGATGCTCGCCCGCGAACGCGTCGAGCTGCTGGTCGACGCCGACTCGCCGTTCCTCGAACTGTCGCCGCTCGCCGCCTGGGGCAGCGACTACGCCGTAGGGGCCTCCCTGATCACCGGCATCGGGGTCGTCGAGGGCGTCGAGTGCCTGATCACCGCCAACGACCCGACCGTGCGCGGCGGCGCCTCCAACCCGTGGACGCTGAAGAAGGCCCTCCGCGCCAACGAGATCGCGTTCGCCAACCGGCTGCCCGTCATCTCGCTGGTCGAGTCCGGCGGCGCCGACCTCCCCTCCCAGAAGGAGATCTTCATCCCCGGCGGGGCGCTCTTCCGCGACCTCACCCGTCTCTCCGCCGCCGGCATCCCCACGGTCGCGGTCGTCTTCGGCAACTCGACGGCCGGCGGCGCGTACGTCCCCGGCATGTCCGACCACACCGTGATGATCAAGGAGCGGTCGAAGGTCTTCCTCGGCGGTCCGCCGCTGGTGAAGATGGCGACCGGCGAGGAGAGCGACGACGAGTCGCTGGGCGGTGCCGAGATGCACGCCCGCACGAGTGGCCTCGCCGACCACTACGCCGTCGACGAGGCCGACGCGCTCCGCCAGGCCCGCCGGATCGTCGCCCGCCTCAACCACCGCAAGGCGCACCCCGATCCGGCCCTCGCGGAAGCGCCGAAGTACGACGAGGACGAACTCCTCGGGATCGTGCCCGGCGACCTCAAGACCCCCTTCGACCCGCGCGAGGTCATCGCGCGGATCGTCGACGGCTCCGACTTCGACGAGTTCAAGCCGCTGTACGGGACCTCGCTCACGACGGGGTGGGCGCGCCTGCACGGCTACCCGGTCGGTGTGATCGCCAACGCGCAGGGGGTCCTGTTCTCCGCGGAGTCGCAGAAGGCCGCGCAGTTCATCCAGCTCGCCAACCAGCGGGACATCCCGCTGGTCTTCCTGCACAACACCACCGGCTACATGGTCGGCAAGGAGTACGAGCAGGGCGGCATCATCAAGCACGGCGCGATGATGATCAACGCCGTGTCGAACTCGAAGGTCCCCCATCTGTCCGTGCTCATGGGCGCGAGCTACGGCGCCGGGCACTACGGCATGTGCGGCCGGGCGTACGACCCCCGCTTCCTCTTCGCCTGGCCGAGCGCCAAGTCCGCCGTCATGGGCCCGCAGCAGCTCGCGGGTGTCCTCTCGATCGTGGCGCGGGCGTCCGCCGCCGCGAAGGGGCAGCCGTACGACGAGGAGGCCGACGCCGGTCTCCGTGCGCTGGTCGAGGCGCAGATCGAGTCCGAGTCGCTGCCGATGTTCCTCTCCGGCCGGCTCTACGACGACGGGGTCATCGACCCCCGCGACACCCGCACGGTCCTCGGACTGTGCCTCTCCGCGATTCATACGGCACCGGTCGAGGGCGCGCGCGGCGGCTTCGGCGTCTTCCGAATGTGA